TGTTTTGTAAACAGCAGGTCCTCGGTTCGATTCCGAGAAGCGGCTCCATGTTATGCAAGATTTTCATATTTATGAGCTTGCGTTATCCATCGTCATGCCGGAGTCGTCTAGTGGCAATGACAGGAGACTGTAAATCTCCCGCTTTTTAGCTTCGTAGGTTCGAGTCCTACCTCCGGTACCATTTTTTGTTTCTTATCTCCGTGCCTGAGGGGATTTTTTTGTTTTTGTATAGATATGCCTTAAACCCACCCCTCAACCGCAACACCCAAAGACGCGGCGTATTCCAGTGGCGTTAGCCACTGGAATCGTTTTCTTGGTCGGTTGTTAAGCATGGATTCTACTTTTAATATATCCCGGTTAGTTAGTTTTTTGAAGTCAGTGCCTTTGGGGAAGAAGTCGCGGATGAGCCCGTTGGCGTTTTCGTTTCTGCCTCGTTCCCAGGAATGGTAGGGATTGGCGAAGTAAATATCCGCTCCTAGGTCTTTCTCGGTTTGTCTCCAACCGGCAAATTCTACGCCGTTGTCGTAGGTTATGGTCTTTGGCAAGGCTCCGGTGTGCCTGCTGAGCCTTTCTAGATCAAGCATGGTCTGTTTTTGTATCTTATGTACATCATAGCCGCACACTAGGCTAATTGAGACTAACCCCGTCTTTCGCTCCACGTGAGTTAGCAATCTGTCTCGGCTATCTTTGCCGAAGATGGTATCGCCCTCTAGGTCGCCTAAGCGCCCGAGTTCATCCACTACGCCGGGTCTAGCTGCAATATTGCGTTTGCCGGCAGACATCCAGCCGGCAGGTACGGCAGGTATACGGCTGCATCTGTATTTCTTGCCGCGGCGCCGCAGGTGTTTATGGAGGTTGTATTTCTTGGCGTATTTGCAGATTGCTTTAGGCGAGATGTAAGACAAGCTAGCAGATTTGTCTCTTTTGTTAATCTCTATCTGCAGCCTGCCAGCAATCTGCTCGGGAGACCAACGCAGCCTGAGGCGCGATTCAACGAACTCTCTGGTTTGCTGGTATCCAGAAAGCTCCGAGCAGCAGGGATTGTTTCTTGCATCTAGCCAGCATCTTATGCTGGGCGGATTTAGCCAAGTAGTTTATTCTCTCGAATTGGCACAGGCGTCTTCTATGCCGAGCTTTCTTTTCGCGAATCACTGGCACTTTGGCGGTACCGCGAAAGTGTCTCGAGTCTAGTCCCAGCTCCTTAGGTTTATTAACTCTGGTCTTTTTGGCAAAATTTTGGTTTCGCCTGAGCTCCCGAGAGATGGTTGAGGGACTGCGGTTTAGCATGCGAGCTATCTCGCGCACCCTGGCTGAGCTTCTAAGCAGCGCTTCAATAACAATTCGCTCTTCGCTTGAAAGTTGTGTATACTCTCTTTGAGGCATTTTGGAATACCTTTCTGCTAAAATTAGGTTGTTTTCGTAGATCCAATTTTAACAAAGGACGAACCAAGATGCCTCTTTTTGTATGGGGAGTGTTGCGGTTGAGGGGTTGGTGTAGGGCTTGATTGCTTTTTACGTAAAGTTATGCTATAATTAAAATATGAGAGAGTTTTTGCGGCAATTTGCTGCCGAGTGGAACGGCGACCGGAACCAGCGTACAAAATTGCAGCGGGCGTACATAACAATAGCCGTACTGCTGTCTACTGTTGCGGGTATGCTTGTGCTAGTTAGTACGGATGTCAGTCGAGCACTGATGCTTTCTGCCGTAGGTATAGCGGGCGTGTACATTGCAAATGCCGTCATGTGGCTGCTTCTTGACTCTATCGTTTCGCCGAAATTACCAAAACCCGAAACTAAATCTGCTAGAGCTCCCCGCCGAAAATAATTGACGTACTAGGCAGGGGGTGTGGAGTTTGGTATAATCTTGAAGTGCTATGCTCCGCAAGTATGTTGCGAAGCGTGGTGATATGTGCCGCGATAGCTCAGTTGGTAGAGCGCATCCATGGTAAGGATGAGGTCTCGGGTTCAAGCCCCGATCGTGGCTCCACGTTGGATTTATCCGCAATTCGGTCGCCCTCACGGGCGGCCTTTATTAAACTTGAGATATTTCTTTTTAGTTATGTGCGCCCTGAATTCTTGCGCGACCGTACATATAAGATGGCGGCAATAAGCGCAAGTACAATGAAAATGCGCAATACAGTATGATAAATGTCGGGAATGTACAGCGTTTTGGATTCTGTCCAGTGAAGCGAGCGGGAGAAGAAGCGTCTAAGATTTTGCGCGCCAGTGCCGCCAACGATTGTGAAGAGCCAGTGGTTTAGGAATTGTGTGATAAGCCAGATAGTAAGCCACGTAACAATTACGTATCTTCCTACTTTCTCTTTGAATAAAAACAGAAGAAAGCAGACGATGGCAATAAGAAAAAATACTCCATCATCCTGCCATGACTGCGAAACAAGATATGTGCCACTGAAGTTAATACCAACCATGTCAAGAGCAAACCAAACGAGTAGCATTAGATTGGTAACAACAGCGCAAGTTCGCCATTTCATAATTACTACTATAGATGATAATAAAAAAACATCGCATAAATCATATTACTACTGTTTTTTACCAATAAATTCAACACAACCGAACGTGCTTTTGTACCAGCCTGGCTTCCGCCTTGAAATCTCGCCCCCAATCTGTTATATTGTATAGTCGAAGCTTAGTACAAAGGTAAAAAGGGAAGTTATGGCAAAGAAGAATAACACCAAGCGGAAGATTGTGGCGCTCGTCAGTGAGCTGACGGGGCATCGTACGTATGTTACGCGTAAAAATACGATGAATACGCCGGATAAATTAAAGTTGCGCAAATACGATCCAAAAGCGCGCAAGCACGCAACGTATACTGAAACGAAGAAATCGCTCGGCCGCAACGAGGTGAAGCCGCGCAAGGGCTAGCAATCTGTTTTACGTAATAAAAACCGCTCTAAAATCACGGGCGGTTTTGCTATCTGCAGTAAGTGGATCGTAAATGACTGCGCCCTCACAATTCGGCGCCATACGCCGTATCAATTGCTTCGGCGATCCATAGCGCATTTGACAAAATTCGCTCAAGCTGTACTTCGTTCGGCTGCTCGTTTTCGGAATAAACGTACACTGTGCCGCGGTCGATTTCGATGCTCATTTTGCTAAAATGCGAGGTGATGACGCTGGCGATTTGCGGCGAAATTAACTGTTCAATTTCGAGCGCATGCGTTGGTGTGCCGTATACCGTATATTTGCTCAAAAACTGGGGCGCGTACGCCGCGAGATTCCCGATTGCGAGCGGTCGCACGTGCGAATACGACGAACGGTATACGGCATCGTGCTGTTTGAGCCCAATGTAAGCGTGCGGAACTGTCCGCGGAGTATGCAAGTCAATCGCCACGATGAGCCAATGGCAACGCTGGCGCTTGGTTTTTGCGGCCGTGTTCGGCGCGTGAAGCTGCACGACATCATTGCGAATAAGCACTGTCGCATTGTAGCCGCGCACTGTACCGATACAAACGTGATTATCAATGTGCGTGTGCGATACAGTGTGTCCGCGCACTGGGCGGCGATCGCCATCGCGCTGGTCAACATAGCCAAAATAAACCAGCCCGACTTGATCGGCAAAATTCTGAATCGTTTTCTTCGTCAGGCGCGTCCGTACAACGTGCGCCGGCGTCATGTGGTGCAGCGCCCGCGCAAGCCTAATCTTTAGGCGGTCGCGTCCAGACACTATTTGCTTGTTCCTTTCGTGATTGTGTCAAGTACGGTCGAAACGAATTCTGCTTGGCTCCACGATAACGGCGAAACTGATTCTTCTTCCTCTGTTTCAGGGTCGATTTGTTCACACAATGTGCCAGTTTTCCGAGCGTGAGCACGCACCCACGCAAGTGTCTTGCGCGCCGATGCGACATCGCCTTTTTCCAAATCATACTGTGCGAGCCACAGCGATGTGACGAACCACCAATTGCCGAGACTCGATGGGTTACGGCGGCGGTAGTTGTCGTTTTCATAGCGAGGAACGCCCGGGCGATCGGGCGACACGTTGAATACGCGTCGCGCCGTTTGCACTGCGCGCTCGACAATGTCGCTATCAGCAGAAAAAAGTCCGAACATAAACGCGCCGTAGATACTTGATAAATCAATCGTTTGGTCCGGCTCGTATGAGCCGTCAGTATGCCGGCGTAAGCCTTTGTAGAGTGCATCGCGGTCGTGGTTGACTAAATATTTCTGCGCCGCTTCGGCGATGTCCGACGCTGCTGAGCGCCAGGCGACCGCATGCCCATCATCATGATTATCGTCTGCTAAATCTGCTGCTGCCGATAGTGCAGCGTAGACGACAGCTGTTGTATAAGTAGTCGTCATGTATTGCTCTTCCCACAAATCGTACGATGGCTTCGGTAAGCCGGTAGACGAATCAATGTAGCTCGCCAAGAAATCCGCCATCGGTACGACCATCGGCTCATAAAAACGTTTCATAAGCCGCTGATCATTCGTATTACGATACAATTGACCGAATAAGAATAGTACCAGCGCCGTTTCGTCTTCTTGAATCGGCGGTGTTACGGAACCGTCATCATGAACGTACGGATGCCAGCTGCTGCCGACCGCGCCGTCTGCCCGATATTTATGCATCAGAAACCCGCCAGAGTTCAGTCCGCGCCTACAAAAATCGAAAAATTGGTACGCTTCTTCGTAATAGCCCATGCGAATCAGCGGCCACAACACATATGCGCCGTCGCGCGGCCAACAGTAGGCGTATGCGTCGCGCCAATAATTCAACATGCCGCTATCAGTGCTAGCGATAATTGCGCCGCGCTTGTCGATGTGAGCTTTGAGCAGCATGACGCTCCGCAGGAATAGTTCGCGGTACGCTGGATCAATTTTGCGTGAAACCTTTTCGGCGGGGCGCAGCCAGCGATACCACCATTTTGTTGTTAGAATGTAGCGGTCGTTCAGACCATTATCGCGCAGTTGTTTATGCACAAACAATGCTTCGCGCAGCGTCGTGCCGCACGCGATCCAGTAGTGTACGCGCGCAGAGCTATGCGCTTTAAGAGCTAACTTAAATCGAATCGTCGAATCGACGCGCCCATGTTCGACAGGGCAGCTCCATAATTCGCCGTCTTCGGCATCGCGGAATGTACCCTCACGCCCTTCGGTGCCAAATAGCCCGATCGTGTACTGATCAAACGCGCGTTTCTGATCGTCGGTGCCGGAAATAACGAAGGTGCGCCGCCCGCGGTAATGAACAATTGCTTGGTCGTTTGGCAAAAATTGCGCCGTGTCGGTCATGCTAGCGGAGTCGCCA
This portion of the TM7 phylum sp. oral taxon 349 genome encodes:
- a CDS encoding IS30 family transposase; this encodes MRCWLDARNNPCCSELSGYQQTREFVESRLRLRWSPEQIAGRLQIEINKRDKSASLSYISPKAICKYAKKYNLHKHLRRRGKKYRCSRIPAVPAGWMSAGKRNIAARPGVVDELGRLGDLEGDTIFGKDSRDRLLTHVERKTGLVSISLVCGYDVHKIQKQTMLDLERLSRHTGALPKTITYDNGVEFAGWRQTEKDLGADIYFANPYHSWERGRNENANGLIRDFFPKGTDFKKLTNRDILKVESMLNNRPRKRFQWLTPLEYAASLGVAVEGWV
- a CDS encoding glycoside hydrolase family 15 protein; this translates as MARPIVLSNGELHVGLNTFGEVHDFYFPYVGLENHTIGKETSHHIGVWVDGRCSWLHDGSWTFVFSYPHDALVGHIVAKNQTLGVMLEFDDTVDGELNAFMRNIHVVNLDAHDRDVRLFFRQAFVIGDSASMTDTAQFLPNDQAIVHYRGRRTFVISGTDDQKRAFDQYTIGLFGTEGREGTFRDAEDGELWSCPVEHGRVDSTIRFKLALKAHSSARVHYWIACGTTLREALFVHKQLRDNGLNDRYILTTKWWYRWLRPAEKVSRKIDPAYRELFLRSVMLLKAHIDKRGAIIASTDSGMLNYWRDAYAYCWPRDGAYVLWPLIRMGYYEEAYQFFDFCRRGLNSGGFLMHKYRADGAVGSSWHPYVHDDGSVTPPIQEDETALVLFLFGQLYRNTNDQRLMKRFYEPMVVPMADFLASYIDSSTGLPKPSYDLWEEQYMTTTYTTAVVYAALSAAADLADDNHDDGHAVAWRSAASDIAEAAQKYLVNHDRDALYKGLRRHTDGSYEPDQTIDLSSIYGAFMFGLFSADSDIVERAVQTARRVFNVSPDRPGVPRYENDNYRRRNPSSLGNWWFVTSLWLAQYDLEKGDVASARKTLAWVRAHARKTGTLCEQIDPETEEEESVSPLSWSQAEFVSTVLDTITKGTSK
- the rpmG gene encoding 50S ribosomal protein L33, with product MAKKNNTKRKIVALVSELTGHRTYVTRKNTMNTPDKLKLRKYDPKARKHATYTETKKSLGRNEVKPRKG